A part of Verrucomicrobiia bacterium genomic DNA contains:
- a CDS encoding tetratricopeptide repeat protein, with the protein MAEKKLTRHELKEDPLVTGAFRAREYLAEYREKFLWGLAALALVILAGFWYFNSQREKNAQAETILTRANLELQTGQLPLAMQDLRLLVEKHSGTKAGKEAYYYLANAYFQIADYEQAEHYYGEFLKRSGKLPVITASAHAGLATCLELKGKNKEAAGHFDRAVEAAEGNSQTPDYLVGAIRTHAAIGDSARAREYFARLKKDFSIYRDQINQSLLYMGMHGIYEQPQ; encoded by the coding sequence ATGGCAGAAAAAAAATTGACGCGGCATGAATTGAAGGAAGACCCGCTGGTGACCGGGGCCTTTCGGGCTCGCGAATACCTGGCGGAGTACCGGGAGAAGTTTTTATGGGGGCTGGCGGCGTTGGCGCTCGTCATCCTGGCCGGATTCTGGTATTTTAACAGCCAGCGGGAAAAGAATGCGCAGGCGGAAACGATTTTGACCCGGGCCAACCTGGAACTGCAGACCGGGCAGCTCCCTTTGGCGATGCAGGATTTGCGGCTTCTGGTGGAAAAACATTCGGGCACAAAGGCCGGCAAGGAGGCGTACTACTATTTGGCGAACGCCTACTTCCAGATCGCCGACTACGAGCAAGCCGAGCATTACTACGGCGAATTCCTCAAGCGCTCCGGGAAGCTTCCCGTCATCACCGCTTCGGCCCACGCCGGGCTGGCTACCTGCCTTGAGCTTAAGGGAAAAAACAAGGAGGCGGCCGGGCACTTTGACCGGGCGGTGGAGGCCGCGGAGGGGAATTCGCAGACGCCGGATTACCTGGTCGGCGCCATCCGCACCCACGCCGCCATCGGGGATTCGGCCCGCGCCCGGGAATATTTTGCCCGGCTGAAAAAGGATTTCTCCATCTACCGGGATCAAATCAACCAATCCCTTCTCTATATGGGGATGCACGGTATCTACGAGCAGCCGCAATAG